The window GCCGGTGAGTTGGGCATTGCCCCTGCGCTGCGCCATGTTGATGAACAGGCTGGCGTGCTGATCTTCGCCGCGCTGGATGACGATTTTCGCTGGGCGAAACTGGCCAGCTTCAGCGACCCGGCGCAGTTCGGCGCGCTGACTCGCATCCTGGACCGCTTGCACGATGCCGCGTTACCGCTGCCACAGCATACGCGTCAGCAGGACATGCTGCGGCTGCGCCAGCAAATAGGGCAGGCAAACATCGCATTGCCGGAGGAGATGGTATGGCTCGGTGAGTGTGTTGATCTGGCCTGGCAGGCACTGCTGGCTGCACCCTTTACGCCGGTGCTGATTCACGGCGACCCGATTGCCAGTAACTGGATGGTCAACAGCCAGGGTGACTGGCGTCTGCTGGATTTCGATTACGCGGCGCAGGGCGATGCCTGGCATGATATCGCCACCTTAATTCATGAACAGTTGCCCACTGATGATCGCTGGCGCGATGCGATCCGCGCCTGGCGCGGTGAATGCAGCGAAGCCGATGTCGCGCGCTGCCGTTTGTACGCGCTGGCGGATGATTACCACTGGACACTGTGGGGCATGCTGAATGGCCACACCAGCGCACGCGGGCTGGAGTTTGCCAAACTTGGCCAGTGGATGTTGCTGCGCTGCCGCCAGAGCGCGCGCGATCCCCGATTCGAACGTTGGTTAACCCTGACAGCGGAGCAATCACGATGAGTAAACAACCCGGACAAGCCGTAAGCTGGCAGGAGCAGCGTCTGGAGCAGGCAATCGCTGCGATGCCCGGCTGGCAGAACAAAACCATCCACTATCGCCCGGTTTGCGGGGGAATCTCGAACGCTAACTGGCATGTGGCGGTTGCAGGTGCGCCCAGTGCTTACTTCGTCAAAATTCCCGGTGAAGGCACCGAGCGGTTTATCAATCGGGACACCGCACACGAGGCCAGCGTCAAGGCGGCACAAACCGGTTATGGCGTGCCGGTAGTGGCTTATCTGCGCGAGTTAGGGGTGGAGATATTCGAGTTTATTGACGGCTGGCGAGCTTCATCCAACCTCGATTTTCAACAACCGGCGATTCGCCACCGCGCGTTGCATGCGTTGAAAAGTTTTAACGACCAGCCGCTGCTTACCGAGAACAAAACCGTGTTCG is drawn from Pantoea cypripedii and contains these coding sequences:
- a CDS encoding phosphotransferase, producing the protein MMTRLEQVLEAWQPGQRFVVEPGCAGVASPHRLATEWAGFRLEHAGQRFYAKVLCDDQRALLDVRRSAEISRQAGELGIAPALRHVDEQAGVLIFAALDDDFRWAKLASFSDPAQFGALTRILDRLHDAALPLPQHTRQQDMLRLRQQIGQANIALPEEMVWLGECVDLAWQALLAAPFTPVLIHGDPIASNWMVNSQGDWRLLDFDYAAQGDAWHDIATLIHEQLPTDDRWRDAIRAWRGECSEADVARCRLYALADDYHWTLWGMLNGHTSARGLEFAKLGQWMLLRCRQSARDPRFERWLTLTAEQSR